In one window of Frigoriglobus tundricola DNA:
- a CDS encoding Cache 3/Cache 2 fusion domain-containing protein produces MYRSLPLRMKLFSFAALCLLLALAVVGVSVATTRAMARDAERACGRLNSEKLDQTVGAVRALCATQQDALRHLLEVDLKSAHALADQRGGFRLAPEPVTWSAVNQFTKAGAPVRLPRMALGATWLGQNADPGRPSPLVDEVMRITGATCTVFQRMNDEGDMIRVCTNIEDAGGRRAIGTFIPAAGPDGKRNAVVATVLRGETYIGRAFVVRAWYISAYEPIRDAAGRVIGALYVGVPQDNVPALRTAVGDMRVGATGRTFVIDSQGSWVIRPREGGSDALQPVRGELAASGPRLAPGAVAELTHTEERGDGSPPVRKVVRFTYFAPWDWVIGVVVDEAEVQEVSAGVVAQGRHQVVLLGAISGAALVAILTCALVLARTICRPIAQVVQALEATAAADFSRRVEVTSRDEVGRMGAALNTAIAALRASKEAEQKQAEKDRAAAEAERQRAAERAERGASRPRRTGRRPRPSGSGRPSGPSASASRPRRTASRRRRTGRPRPARRSGRRPCGTR; encoded by the coding sequence ATGTACCGATCCCTGCCGTTACGGATGAAGCTGTTCAGCTTCGCGGCGCTGTGCCTGCTGCTCGCCCTCGCCGTGGTCGGGGTGTCCGTCGCGACCACCCGGGCGATGGCCCGGGACGCCGAACGGGCGTGCGGGCGGCTGAACTCCGAAAAGCTCGATCAGACGGTCGGGGCCGTTCGGGCGCTCTGTGCCACCCAACAGGACGCCCTCAGGCACCTGTTGGAAGTGGACCTGAAGAGCGCGCACGCGCTCGCCGACCAGCGGGGCGGGTTCCGCCTGGCCCCGGAACCGGTCACCTGGTCCGCGGTCAACCAGTTCACTAAGGCCGGGGCCCCCGTCCGCTTGCCCCGGATGGCGCTGGGCGCCACGTGGCTCGGGCAGAACGCGGACCCGGGGCGGCCCTCCCCGCTGGTGGACGAGGTCATGCGGATCACCGGGGCCACGTGCACGGTGTTCCAGCGAATGAACGACGAAGGCGATATGATACGTGTTTGTACGAATATTGAGGACGCGGGCGGGCGCCGGGCCATCGGGACGTTCATCCCCGCCGCCGGCCCGGACGGGAAGCGGAACGCGGTCGTCGCCACGGTCCTCCGCGGCGAGACGTACATCGGCCGGGCGTTCGTCGTGCGGGCCTGGTACATCAGCGCCTACGAGCCGATCCGCGATGCCGCCGGCCGGGTGATCGGGGCCCTGTACGTCGGCGTCCCCCAGGACAACGTTCCGGCCCTCCGCACGGCCGTCGGTGACATGCGGGTCGGCGCGACCGGGCGCACGTTCGTGATCGACTCGCAGGGCAGCTGGGTGATCCGCCCCCGGGAGGGCGGGAGCGACGCCCTTCAGCCGGTGCGCGGGGAGCTGGCGGCGAGCGGGCCGCGGCTGGCGCCGGGCGCCGTCGCCGAACTGACCCACACGGAGGAGCGCGGCGACGGCTCCCCGCCCGTCCGAAAGGTCGTCCGGTTCACCTACTTCGCCCCGTGGGACTGGGTGATCGGCGTGGTCGTGGACGAGGCCGAGGTGCAGGAGGTGTCGGCCGGGGTCGTCGCCCAGGGGCGGCACCAGGTCGTACTCCTCGGGGCGATCAGCGGGGCGGCGCTCGTGGCGATCCTGACGTGCGCGCTGGTCCTGGCGCGCACCATTTGCCGGCCCATCGCTCAGGTCGTTCAGGCCCTCGAGGCCACCGCGGCCGCGGACTTCTCGCGGCGGGTCGAGGTCACCAGCCGGGACGAGGTGGGGCGGATGGGGGCGGCCCTGAACACCGCCATCGCCGCGCTCCGGGCGTCCAAAGAGGCCGAACAGAAACAGGCCGAGAAGGACCGGGCGGCGGCCGAGGCCGAGCGGCAGCGGGCGGCCGAGCGGGCCGAGCGCGGCGCCTCCAGGCCGAGAAGGACCGGGCGGCGGCCGAGGCCGAGCGGCAGCGGGCGGCCGAGCGGGCCGAGCGCGAGCGCCTCCAGGCCGAGAAGGACCGCCAGCAGGCGGAGAAGGACCGGGCGGCCGCGGCCCGCGAGGCGGAGCGGTCGGCGGCCCTGCGGGACAAGGTGA
- a CDS encoding methyl-accepting chemotaxis protein, with protein MNTILATVNAMAAGDFTHQIPDLGTDGVGQMAAALNAAIVSVRSALDGVRAVSDHLAEASASLAGTSGEIARGAQQQATSLERTAAAMEGITTTVMQNSDSAQRARHLASGSRDVAERGGAVVGRAVEAMGEINRSSKKIAEIVTAINAIAAQTNLLALNAAVEAARAGEQGRGFAVVAAEVRNLARRSAAAAKEVEALVHDSVRKVDAGTELVNRSGAALSEIVTSINHVTDIVAQIAAASREQSAGFDQVNQAVAQLDAVTQRNTSQTEEMSATAQR; from the coding sequence GTGAACACGATCCTCGCCACCGTGAACGCGATGGCGGCCGGCGATTTCACGCACCAGATCCCCGATCTGGGGACCGACGGGGTGGGGCAGATGGCGGCGGCGCTGAACGCGGCCATCGTGTCGGTGCGGTCGGCGCTGGACGGCGTGCGCGCGGTGTCCGATCACCTGGCCGAAGCGTCCGCGAGCCTCGCCGGCACGAGCGGGGAGATCGCCCGCGGCGCGCAACAGCAGGCGACGAGTCTGGAGCGGACGGCGGCGGCGATGGAGGGGATCACGACAACGGTGATGCAGAACTCGGACAGCGCGCAGCGGGCGCGGCACCTGGCCTCGGGGAGCCGGGACGTGGCCGAGCGGGGCGGCGCGGTGGTGGGCCGGGCGGTGGAGGCGATGGGCGAGATCAACCGGTCGTCCAAGAAGATCGCGGAGATCGTCACGGCGATCAACGCGATCGCGGCCCAGACGAACCTGCTGGCCCTGAACGCGGCGGTGGAGGCGGCGCGGGCCGGGGAGCAGGGCCGGGGGTTCGCGGTGGTGGCGGCCGAGGTCCGGAACCTGGCCCGGCGCAGCGCCGCCGCGGCCAAGGAGGTCGAGGCGCTGGTCCACGACTCGGTCCGGAAGGTGGACGCGGGCACGGAACTGGTGAACCGCTCGGGCGCCGCCCTCTCGGAAATCGTGACCTCGATCAACCACGTCACCGACATCGTGGCGCAGATCGCGGCCGCGAGCCGGGAGCAGTCGGCGGGGTTCGACCAGGTGAACCAGGCGGTCGCGCAACTGGACGCCGTGACCCAGCGGAACACGTCGCAGACCGAGGAGATGTCGGCGACCGCGCAGCGCTGA
- a CDS encoding CheR family methyltransferase — protein sequence MTPTHDTNEVTASGFALRDAEFEAICAYLYEEVGIALGGTKRDMVSSRLAKRLRHFGLNSFGEYLRRVRAGDPVGERQEFINCLTTNKTDFFREPHHFAFLRDTIVPRLRAAGKKRVRVWSAGCSTGEEPYTLAMTLAAACPAADGWDVRILASDIDTGVLAGAARGVYDADRTRDVAPDLLHRYFRRGTGAQAGKVAARPELRDLIEFRQINLIGSQWALNARFDVIFCRNVVIYFDRETQHRLLTRFAAQLDPNGYLFMGHSENIHWMADTFVSLGGTVYRPRTATDAPAAPGPARPAPPAPPRPAPPVRDEEEHTIVLGDVKATRGPALLKTLLGSCVSACIYDPETGVGGMNHFSLPGVSDEGVSARYGAHAIEMLITAVMKKGADRDRLRAKVFGGGKVLDVASEHLNVGARNAEFVLKYLGAEGIPVVGQSLGGTRGMVVRFRPHTGQAQMKPLAGRDLRPVIEREEEFGRNLLQRVEAPPDDDITLF from the coding sequence ATGACACCGACGCACGATACCAACGAAGTGACGGCGAGCGGGTTCGCGCTCCGCGACGCCGAGTTCGAGGCGATCTGCGCGTACCTCTACGAAGAAGTGGGGATCGCCCTGGGGGGCACGAAGCGGGACATGGTCAGCTCCCGGCTCGCGAAGCGGCTCCGGCACTTCGGCCTGAACTCGTTCGGGGAGTACCTGCGCCGGGTCCGCGCGGGCGACCCGGTCGGCGAGCGGCAAGAGTTCATCAACTGCTTGACGACCAACAAGACCGACTTTTTCCGCGAGCCGCACCACTTCGCGTTCCTCCGGGACACGATCGTCCCGCGCCTGCGCGCGGCCGGCAAGAAGCGGGTGCGCGTCTGGAGCGCCGGGTGCTCGACCGGGGAGGAGCCGTACACCCTGGCGATGACGCTCGCCGCGGCGTGCCCGGCCGCGGACGGGTGGGACGTCCGGATCCTGGCGTCGGACATCGACACCGGCGTTCTCGCCGGGGCCGCGCGCGGGGTGTACGACGCGGACCGGACCCGCGACGTGGCGCCGGACCTGCTCCACCGGTACTTTCGGCGCGGCACCGGGGCGCAGGCCGGGAAGGTGGCCGCCCGGCCCGAGCTGCGCGACCTGATCGAATTTCGCCAGATCAATCTGATCGGTTCGCAGTGGGCGCTCAACGCGCGGTTCGACGTGATTTTTTGCCGCAACGTGGTGATCTACTTCGACCGCGAGACCCAGCACCGCCTCCTCACCCGGTTCGCCGCGCAACTGGACCCGAACGGCTACCTGTTCATGGGCCATTCCGAGAACATCCACTGGATGGCGGACACCTTCGTCTCGCTCGGGGGCACGGTGTACCGGCCCCGGACCGCGACCGACGCGCCCGCGGCGCCGGGGCCGGCTCGGCCGGCGCCACCCGCCCCGCCCCGCCCCGCCCCGCCCGTACGGGACGAAGAGGAGCACACGATCGTACTGGGCGACGTTAAGGCGACGCGCGGGCCGGCGCTGCTCAAGACGCTCCTCGGGTCGTGCGTGTCGGCGTGCATTTACGATCCGGAGACGGGCGTCGGCGGGATGAACCACTTCTCGCTCCCGGGCGTGTCCGACGAGGGCGTGAGCGCCCGGTACGGCGCGCACGCCATCGAAATGTTGATCACGGCGGTCATGAAGAAGGGCGCGGACCGGGACCGGCTCCGGGCGAAGGTGTTCGGCGGCGGCAAGGTCCTGGACGTCGCGTCCGAGCACCTGAACGTCGGGGCGCGGAACGCCGAGTTCGTGCTCAAGTACCTCGGCGCCGAGGGGATCCCGGTGGTCGGCCAGTCGCTCGGGGGCACCCGCGGGATGGTCGTCCGGTTCCGCCCGCACACCGGACAGGCGCAGATGAAGCCGCTGGCCGGGCGGGACCTGCGCCCGGTCATCGAGCGCGAGGAGGAGTTCGGCCGCAACCTGCTCCAGCGCGTCGAGGCGCCGCCGGACGACGACATCACCCTGTTCTAA
- a CDS encoding protein-glutamate methylesterase/protein-glutamine glutaminase, translated as MAKTKVLVVDDSALMRQLITDILRTDRDLDVVGAAGDPYAAWDKMKQVAPDVLTLDVEMPRMDGLTFLERLMSNRPLPVVMVSSLTERNCDTTFRALELGAVDFVTKPKLDVTTGTLELAGELVDKVRGATGARLRARRAPIPAVGPKPPIALRTTHKVIALGASTGGTEALAEVLAALPPDAPGVVMVLHMPEGFTRSFAARLDKSCAVRVSEAKDGDRVVPGHVLIAPGNYHLEVVRSGAMTVTRVRGGDPVNRHRPSVDVLFQSCARELGPNAAGAILTGMGDDGARGLLAMRRAGARTVAQDEATCVVYGMPKEAVALGAAEDVLPLDRIAGHVLRATAG; from the coding sequence GTGGCGAAGACGAAGGTCCTGGTGGTTGACGACTCGGCCCTCATGCGGCAACTGATTACCGACATCCTCCGGACCGACCGCGACCTCGACGTCGTCGGGGCGGCGGGCGACCCGTACGCGGCGTGGGACAAGATGAAGCAGGTCGCGCCCGACGTGCTGACGCTGGACGTCGAGATGCCGCGCATGGACGGGCTGACGTTCCTCGAGCGGCTCATGAGCAACCGGCCGCTGCCGGTCGTCATGGTGTCCTCGCTGACCGAGCGGAACTGCGACACCACGTTCCGCGCCCTGGAGCTGGGCGCGGTCGACTTCGTGACCAAACCGAAGCTGGACGTGACGACCGGGACGCTGGAGCTGGCCGGGGAACTGGTGGACAAGGTCCGGGGGGCGACCGGGGCGCGGTTGCGCGCCCGCCGCGCCCCGATCCCCGCGGTCGGGCCGAAGCCCCCGATCGCGCTGCGGACGACGCACAAGGTGATCGCCCTCGGGGCCTCGACGGGCGGCACGGAGGCACTGGCGGAGGTGCTGGCCGCCCTGCCGCCGGACGCGCCGGGGGTGGTCATGGTGCTCCACATGCCGGAGGGGTTCACCCGGTCGTTCGCGGCCCGGCTCGACAAGAGCTGTGCGGTGCGCGTGTCGGAAGCGAAGGACGGGGACCGGGTCGTGCCGGGGCACGTGCTCATCGCGCCGGGGAACTACCACTTAGAGGTGGTGCGGAGCGGGGCCATGACGGTGACGCGGGTGCGCGGGGGCGACCCGGTGAACCGGCACCGCCCCTCGGTGGACGTGCTGTTTCAGTCGTGCGCGCGCGAGCTCGGGCCGAACGCGGCCGGCGCGATTCTGACCGGAATGGGTGACGACGGCGCCCGCGGGCTCCTGGCGATGCGCCGGGCCGGGGCGCGAACGGTGGCGCAGGACGAGGCGACGTGCGTGGTGTACGGGATGCCGAAAGAGGCCGTCGCGCTCGGCGCGGCGGAGGACGTTCTGCCGCTCGATCGGATCGCCGGTCACGTGCTCCGCGCGACCGCCGGGTGA
- a CDS encoding protein kinase domain-containing protein has product MAEALAEAHRHGLVHRDIKPSNIFVTPDWKAKVLDFGLARHPSRELTEPGVLVGSVGYMAPEQVEAPSQVDGRADVFGMGASLYLALTGRDPFPTSGELMALIARRMNGAVPRVRQHRPELPVELDDLVAKLMAPDPERRFPSAGAAAAALLPFASYRVPEARGAPVRTRARVLVIDDDPDVRAYVLSLLSEDYECAEAGDGREGLARVESDRYDLVIVDQEMPRLDGARFIERMLQATPAPAPMVLYMSGRVPTESLGGLLLGGADDFIRKPFAPPEFLSRVRGLLARRSEMARRTTGTSSVIRLASGDLDAAEAAAAFTAVGLFAQGACRLAEDAGALGRGYHARLPQYVRALAAAVPPVDEYARLAHPAYVDLLARAAPRTTSGC; this is encoded by the coding sequence GTGGCGGAGGCCCTGGCCGAGGCGCACCGGCACGGGCTGGTGCACCGCGACATCAAGCCGTCGAACATTTTCGTCACCCCGGACTGGAAGGCGAAGGTCCTGGACTTCGGGCTGGCCCGGCACCCGTCCCGGGAGCTGACGGAGCCGGGGGTGCTGGTCGGGTCCGTGGGGTACATGGCCCCGGAGCAGGTCGAGGCCCCGAGCCAGGTGGACGGGCGGGCCGACGTGTTCGGGATGGGGGCGTCGTTGTACCTGGCCCTGACCGGGCGCGACCCGTTCCCCACGAGCGGGGAGCTGATGGCGCTGATCGCCCGGCGCATGAACGGGGCCGTGCCCCGGGTCCGCCAGCACCGGCCCGAACTGCCGGTCGAACTGGACGATCTGGTCGCGAAGCTGATGGCCCCGGACCCCGAGCGCCGGTTCCCGTCCGCCGGCGCGGCGGCGGCGGCCCTGCTGCCGTTCGCTTCTTACCGGGTGCCCGAGGCCCGTGGCGCGCCCGTCAGGACCCGCGCCCGGGTGCTGGTGATCGACGACGACCCGGACGTGCGCGCGTACGTGCTCTCGCTGCTGAGCGAGGACTACGAGTGCGCCGAGGCCGGGGACGGGCGCGAGGGGCTGGCGCGGGTCGAGAGCGACCGGTACGATCTGGTGATCGTGGACCAGGAGATGCCGCGCCTGGACGGGGCGCGGTTCATCGAGCGCATGCTCCAGGCCACCCCGGCGCCGGCGCCGATGGTGCTGTACATGTCCGGTCGGGTGCCGACGGAGTCGCTCGGCGGGCTGCTCCTGGGCGGCGCCGACGACTTCATCCGCAAGCCGTTCGCCCCGCCGGAGTTCCTCTCCCGCGTCCGCGGCCTGCTCGCCCGCCGGTCCGAGATGGCCCGCCGCACGACCGGGACGTCGAGTGTGATCAGGTTAGCGTCCGGGGACCTGGACGCGGCCGAGGCGGCCGCCGCGTTCACCGCGGTCGGGCTGTTCGCGCAAGGGGCGTGTCGGCTGGCCGAGGACGCCGGCGCGCTCGGGCGCGGGTACCACGCCCGCCTGCCGCAGTACGTGCGGGCGCTGGCCGCGGCCGTGCCCCCGGTCGACGAGTACGCGCGGCTGGCGCACCCGGCCTACGTCGATCTGCTCGCCCGCGCGGCCCCCCGCACGACGTCGGGATGCTGA
- a CDS encoding HD-GYP domain-containing protein, with protein MLSVSATTLAKPGRLDEFERLAVQTHPTVGAHLLAALASEHPEAVGVALAVEIALGHHERWDGGGYPDGAKGAQVPLSARVVALASVYDALRNRRPYRPALSHPRAVRVLTVESAGQFDPVVVTAFGQVADQFDRIFLTSVQ; from the coding sequence ATGCTGAGCGTCTCGGCGACCACGCTCGCCAAACCGGGGCGGTTGGACGAGTTCGAGCGGCTCGCGGTGCAGACCCACCCGACGGTCGGCGCCCACCTGTTGGCCGCCCTGGCGTCCGAGCACCCGGAGGCCGTCGGCGTCGCGCTGGCCGTGGAGATCGCGCTGGGGCACCACGAGCGGTGGGACGGGGGCGGGTACCCGGACGGGGCGAAGGGGGCGCAGGTCCCGCTGAGCGCGCGGGTCGTCGCCCTGGCGTCGGTGTACGACGCGCTGCGGAACCGCCGGCCGTACCGCCCGGCCCTGAGCCACCCGCGGGCCGTCCGCGTCCTCACCGTCGAGTCGGCCGGCCAGTTCGACCCGGTCGTCGTGACCGCGTTCGGGCAGGTCGCCGACCAGTTCGACCGCATCTTCCTCACCAGCGTTCAGTGA
- a CDS encoding PAS domain S-box protein, with protein MSRPSDCAAPPDARLLALVADRTHNAVIIADAAGHVQWVNAGFTRVTGYAPAEVVGRRPGDVLQGPDTDPATVAFMRARIRAGEGFRTEGVNYHKCGAPYWLDIEVQPVTDGAGTVTHFIAIEQDVTERKRGELALRASEERLAEAQRIAHLGSWTWDPAGDRMWWSEERYRLFGVDPAHFRPTFEAFLELVHPADRDRVRWEQQHVSSGADTLDHDYRVIRPDGRTIWVHSRVRATRGANGRLALLEGTAQDITERKLAEAALAEALALQTAILDYAPSCVISLGPDGTVVTFNRTAERELGYTAAELIGRRTPVLWHDPAELEARATEMTARLGRPAAFEELFLTDDQSGPTARVWTFVRKDGTRFPAELTVTTLRGPAGRAIGHLGLATNITHRYEAERTQRMLSSRLAEQNAALEEQSRLTALQAGVGLALNRDVPIAEVLRGCCDTILRNTGAAFVRAWTLNDAADVLELQASVGLYTHTNGPHARVPVGQFKIGRIAASRTPHLTNDVRNDPNVRDPAWAAREGMVAFAGHPLVCGGQLVGVLALFARAALSEGTLVTLRAAADALAMGIARKRAETHVREQERRHRAIVESAIDCIVTVDQRGRITEFNPAAERAFGYSRADVLGRELAGLLVPAEYRDRHMGGIERYLRTRESKILGTRLVGLPALRKDGTRFPVELSIVPTRVGGETAFTAFFRDITFEQAAEAKRREAEQQLQKAKEAAEAAAQTQSQFLANVSHELRTPIAAIVGYAEMLLDPRLGVNERVRAVKTIMRSGRHLTTLVNDVLDLGRIDAGRMELERTSCRLRRLVLEAVAQADVAAREKQLDLRVTPLGRLPAGLTTDPTRLRQIVDNLLSNAVKFTEPGKRVEVRLRLDAGRAAGPHLLIEVEDEGIGIAPEALARLFQPFTQADASTTRRFGGSGLGLSICKRLAHLMGGEITVRSAPGAGSCFALALPVSADDMADLVDEREFSEASQSVLAADPAAPKLAGRVLLAEDTPTIQTVLRYFLERAGLTVEVVGNGRAAVERALAAEFDVILMDMQMPEMDGYAATSALRQSGYERAIVALTAHAMTGDEEKCLQAGCNAYLSKPVDAVRLIRVVARQIPSQSWAVKYDALLRKAPAPQLPPVEPVRPSVPSPMDKLTADYRRALPDKIRALGEALRERNITHLSELAHRLRGSAGMYGLPAVSEAAGRVEDGCRAGQAVPQLEGLVATLENVCAKAGGGAGS; from the coding sequence ATGAGCCGACCTTCCGATTGCGCCGCCCCGCCCGACGCCCGCCTGCTCGCGCTGGTGGCCGACCGCACGCACAACGCGGTCATCATTGCGGACGCGGCCGGGCACGTTCAGTGGGTGAACGCCGGGTTCACGCGCGTCACCGGGTACGCGCCGGCGGAGGTCGTCGGCCGGAGGCCGGGGGACGTGCTCCAGGGGCCGGACACGGACCCCGCGACCGTCGCCTTCATGCGCGCCCGCATCCGGGCCGGTGAAGGGTTCCGGACCGAGGGCGTGAATTACCACAAGTGCGGTGCGCCGTACTGGTTGGACATCGAGGTCCAACCGGTAACGGACGGGGCCGGAACGGTTACTCATTTTATTGCCATCGAACAGGACGTGACCGAGCGAAAGCGGGGCGAACTGGCGCTCCGCGCCAGCGAGGAACGGCTGGCCGAGGCGCAGCGGATCGCGCACCTTGGGAGCTGGACCTGGGACCCGGCGGGCGATCGGATGTGGTGGTCGGAGGAGCGGTACCGGTTGTTCGGTGTCGATCCGGCCCACTTTCGCCCCACGTTCGAGGCGTTTCTCGAACTCGTCCATCCGGCCGATCGGGACCGCGTGCGATGGGAGCAGCAGCACGTCTCTTCGGGCGCCGACACACTGGACCACGATTATCGCGTCATCCGCCCGGACGGGCGCACGATCTGGGTTCACAGCCGGGTACGGGCGACCCGCGGTGCGAACGGCCGCCTCGCGCTTTTGGAAGGCACGGCCCAGGACATCACCGAGCGCAAGCTGGCCGAGGCGGCGCTGGCCGAGGCGCTCGCGCTCCAGACCGCGATCCTCGACTACGCGCCGTCGTGCGTGATCTCTCTCGGTCCGGACGGCACGGTGGTGACGTTCAACCGGACGGCCGAGCGGGAGCTGGGGTACACCGCCGCCGAGCTGATCGGGCGTCGCACCCCGGTCCTCTGGCACGACCCGGCCGAATTGGAGGCGCGGGCGACAGAGATGACCGCGCGACTGGGGCGTCCGGCCGCGTTCGAGGAACTGTTCCTCACCGACGACCAGAGCGGCCCGACCGCGAGGGTGTGGACTTTCGTCCGCAAAGACGGGACGCGGTTCCCGGCGGAGCTGACGGTGACGACGCTCCGCGGCCCCGCGGGCCGCGCGATCGGGCACCTGGGGCTGGCGACGAACATCACGCACCGGTACGAGGCCGAGCGGACCCAGCGGATGCTGTCGAGCCGCCTGGCGGAGCAGAACGCGGCGCTCGAAGAGCAGAGCCGCCTGACCGCGCTCCAGGCGGGTGTGGGGCTGGCGCTGAACCGGGACGTACCGATCGCGGAGGTGCTGCGCGGGTGCTGCGACACGATCCTGCGCAACACGGGGGCCGCGTTCGTTCGCGCGTGGACGCTGAACGACGCGGCGGACGTGCTGGAGCTCCAGGCGAGCGTCGGGCTGTACACGCACACGAACGGCCCGCACGCGCGCGTGCCGGTGGGGCAGTTCAAGATCGGGCGGATCGCCGCCTCGCGCACCCCGCACCTGACGAACGACGTCCGGAACGATCCGAACGTGCGCGACCCGGCGTGGGCCGCCCGCGAGGGCATGGTCGCCTTCGCCGGGCACCCGCTCGTGTGCGGGGGGCAGCTCGTCGGCGTGCTGGCCCTGTTCGCGCGGGCCGCTCTGTCCGAGGGCACGCTCGTCACCTTGCGGGCCGCGGCCGACGCCCTGGCGATGGGCATCGCCCGAAAGCGGGCCGAGACCCACGTGCGCGAACAGGAGCGCCGGCACCGGGCGATCGTCGAGAGCGCGATCGACTGCATCGTGACGGTCGATCAGCGCGGCCGCATCACCGAGTTCAACCCCGCCGCCGAACGGGCGTTCGGGTACTCGCGCGCCGACGTTCTCGGGCGCGAGCTCGCCGGGCTGCTCGTGCCGGCGGAGTACCGGGACCGGCACATGGGCGGCATCGAGCGGTACCTGCGGACCAGGGAGTCGAAGATCCTCGGAACGCGGCTCGTCGGCCTCCCGGCCCTCCGGAAGGACGGCACGCGGTTCCCCGTCGAGCTGTCGATCGTTCCGACCCGCGTCGGCGGGGAGACGGCGTTCACGGCCTTTTTCCGCGACATCACGTTCGAGCAGGCCGCCGAAGCCAAGCGCCGGGAGGCCGAGCAGCAGCTCCAGAAGGCGAAGGAGGCGGCCGAGGCCGCCGCGCAGACGCAGAGCCAGTTCCTGGCGAACGTGAGTCACGAGCTGCGGACCCCGATCGCGGCCATCGTCGGGTACGCGGAGATGCTCCTGGACCCCCGGCTCGGCGTGAACGAGCGGGTGCGGGCCGTAAAGACCATCATGCGGAGCGGGCGCCACCTCACCACGCTCGTCAACGACGTGCTCGACCTCGGCCGGATCGATGCCGGGCGGATGGAGCTGGAGCGCACCTCCTGCCGGCTCCGCCGCCTCGTCCTCGAGGCGGTCGCCCAGGCCGACGTGGCGGCCCGGGAGAAGCAGCTGGACCTCCGGGTGACCCCGCTCGGCCGGCTCCCCGCCGGGCTGACGACCGACCCGACCCGGCTCCGGCAGATCGTCGACAACCTGCTGTCCAACGCGGTCAAGTTCACCGAGCCCGGCAAGCGGGTCGAGGTCCGGCTCCGCCTCGACGCCGGGCGGGCCGCCGGGCCGCACCTGCTGATCGAGGTCGAAGACGAGGGCATCGGCATCGCGCCGGAGGCGCTGGCGCGGCTGTTCCAGCCGTTCACCCAGGCCGACGCCTCGACCACCCGCCGGTTCGGCGGGAGCGGCCTGGGGCTGAGCATCTGCAAGCGGCTCGCGCACCTGATGGGCGGGGAGATCACCGTCCGCAGCGCCCCCGGCGCCGGGAGCTGCTTCGCGCTCGCCCTGCCGGTATCGGCGGACGACATGGCCGATCTCGTGGACGAGCGCGAGTTCTCGGAGGCGTCGCAGTCGGTGCTCGCGGCCGACCCGGCCGCACCGAAGCTGGCGGGCCGCGTTCTTTTGGCGGAAGACACCCCGACGATCCAGACCGTGTTGCGGTACTTCCTCGAGCGCGCCGGGCTCACCGTCGAGGTGGTGGGGAACGGCCGGGCCGCGGTCGAGCGCGCGCTCGCGGCCGAGTTCGACGTGATCCTGATGGACATGCAGATGCCCGAGATGGACGGGTACGCGGCCACCAGCGCGCTGCGGCAGAGCGGGTACGAGCGGGCGATCGTGGCCCTCACGGCGCACGCCATGACCGGCGACGAGGAGAAGTGCCTGCAGGCCGGGTGCAACGCGTACTTGTCCAAGCCGGTGGACGCGGTCCGGCTGATCCGCGTGGTGGCCCGGCAGATCCCGTCGCAGAGCTGGGCGGTGAAGTACGACGCCCTGTTGCGCAAGGCCCCGGCCCCGCAGCTCCCGCCGGTGGAGCCCGTCCGCCCCTCCGTCCCGTCGCCGATGGACAAGTTGACCGCCGACTACCGCCGCGCCCTGCCCGACAAAATCCGTGCGCTGGGCGAGGCCCTCCGTGAGCGGAACATCACGCACCTGTCCGAACTCGCCCACCGGCTCCGCGGGTCGGCCGGGATGTACGGCCTCCCGGCCGTGTCCGAGGCCGCCGGCCGGGTGGAAGACGGCTGCCGGGCCGGTCAGGCCGTGCCCCAACTCGAAGGCCTGGTCGCGACGCTCGAGAACGTGTGCGCGAAGGCGGGGGGCGGTGCGGGATCGTGA